In a single window of the Chaetodon trifascialis isolate fChaTrf1 chromosome 19, fChaTrf1.hap1, whole genome shotgun sequence genome:
- the LOC139347612 gene encoding adenosine 5'-monophosphoramidase HINT3-like isoform X1, whose amino-acid sequence MGTQDASGSEDCPFCQIANNQTDTEVLLSDDELVCFRDIQPGASHHYLVVTRRHIDNCKSLQRDDIPTVERMVEMGRSVLERNKVSDLADIRMGFHLPPFSSVPHLHLHALAPASKMNFKSQLHYGPQSHWFITVSDDVIIYRGCSVPTK is encoded by the exons ATGGGGACTCAGGACGCTTCTGGGAGCGAAGACTGTCCTTTCTGCCAAATAGCGAACAACCAGACGGACACGGAAGTCCTGCTCAGC GACGATGAGCTGGTCTGTTTCCGGGACATACAGCCCGGCGCCTCTCATCATTACCTCGTTGTTACCAGGAGGCACATCGACAACTGCAAAAGTCTCCAGAGGGATGACATCCCGACAG TGGAGCGGATGGTAGAAATGGGAAGGAGCGTACTGGAGAGGAATAAAGTCAGCGACCTAGCTGACATCAG GATGGGCTTTCACCTGCCTCCATTCTCATCTGTtccacacctccacctccacgcTCTGGCTCCAGCCAGTAAAATGAATTTCAAGTCGCAGCTTCACTATGGGCCTCAGTCTCACTGGTTCATCACAGTgagtgatgatgtcattatctacagaggctgcagtgtgccAACAAAATaa
- the LOC139347612 gene encoding adenosine 5'-monophosphoramidase HINT3-like isoform X2 gives MGTQDASGSEDCPFCQIANNQTDTEVLLSDDELVCFRDIQPGASHHYLVVTRRHIDNCKSLQRDDIPTVERMVEMGRSVLERNKVSDLADIRMGFHLPPFSSVPHLHLHALAPASKMNFKSQLHYGPQSHWFITVDKVLSQLKIRGKVK, from the exons ATGGGGACTCAGGACGCTTCTGGGAGCGAAGACTGTCCTTTCTGCCAAATAGCGAACAACCAGACGGACACGGAAGTCCTGCTCAGC GACGATGAGCTGGTCTGTTTCCGGGACATACAGCCCGGCGCCTCTCATCATTACCTCGTTGTTACCAGGAGGCACATCGACAACTGCAAAAGTCTCCAGAGGGATGACATCCCGACAG TGGAGCGGATGGTAGAAATGGGAAGGAGCGTACTGGAGAGGAATAAAGTCAGCGACCTAGCTGACATCAG GATGGGCTTTCACCTGCCTCCATTCTCATCTGTtccacacctccacctccacgcTCTGGCTCCAGCCAGTAAAATGAATTTCAAGTCGCAGCTTCACTATGGGCCTCAGTCTCACTGGTTCATCACA GTAGACAAAGTGCTCTCTCAGTTGAAGATTCGTGGCAAAGTCAAATGA